A section of the Centropristis striata isolate RG_2023a ecotype Rhode Island chromosome 7, C.striata_1.0, whole genome shotgun sequence genome encodes:
- the LOC131974450 gene encoding beta-crystallin B3-like — translation MSEQQSAPEQLAAGKSQGGAGATYKVLLFEFENFQGCKAEFSAECKDVTEKGLEKVGSVIVESGPWAGYDRHGFTGEQFILEKGEYPRWDTWTNSQNSYSLLSLRPLKVDSADHKLHLYENPGFTGRKMEIVDDDVPSLWGHGFQDRVASVKALNGTWVGYMYPGYRGRQFIFERGDFKHWNDWEAPAPQIQSVRRVRDMQWHKRGCFIVPDPAPAPGPGPGPDPDPAPAPPAPPATAGAS, via the exons ATGTCGGAGCAGCAGAGTGCCCCGGAGCAGCTGGCTGCTGGGAAGAGCCAGGGTGGAGCTGGAGCCACATATAAG GTGTTGCTGTTTGAGTTTGAGAACTTCCAGGGCTGCAAGGCCGAGTTTTCTGCAGAGTGTAAAGATGTGACGGAGAAAGGACTGGAGAAGGTCGGATCTGTCATAGTTGAGTCAGGACC CTGGGCGGGTTATGATCGGCATGGCTTCACAGGGGAGCAGTTTATTCTGGAGAAGGGCGAGTATCCACGCTGGGACACCTGGACCAACAGTCAGAACAGCTACTCCCTCTTATCTCTAAGGCCACTTAAAGTG GACAGTGCAGATCACAAGCTACACCTGTATGAGAACCCTGGATTTACTGGTAGAAAGATGGAGATTGTGGATGATGATGTGCCCAGTTTGTGGGGCCATGGTTTTCAGGATCGTGTGGCGAGCGTCAAGGCTCTTAACGGAAC ATGGGTCGGCTACATGTACCCAGGCTACAGGGGGCGCCAATTTATCTTTGAGCGAGGAGATTTCAAGCACTGGAACGACTGGGAGGCCCCTGCACCTCAGATCCAGTCTGTCAGACGTGTGCGGGACATGCAGTGGCACAAGAGGGGCTGTTTCATTGTCCCAGACCCAGCTCCAGCTCCCGGCCCAGGACCCGGCCCCGACCCCGACCCCGCCCCAGCACCTCCTGCCCCACCCGCCACAGCTGGAGCCAGCTGA
- the crybb2 gene encoding beta-crystallin B2 → MATDHQNPASKQQQPGTSAFKLVIYEQENFQGRCHELTGPCNNLQEAGVEKVGSILVLCGPWVGYEQASCKGEQYVFEKGEYPRWDSWTNSRRSDTIVAFRPIKVDSQEHKIVLYENPSFAGKKIEIIDDDVPSFHAHGYQEKVSSVRVQSGTWVGYQYPGYRGYQYLFEKGEYKDSTEFGAQIPQIQSVRRIRDMQWHQRGAFHPVN, encoded by the exons ATGGCCACAGACCACCAGAACCCTGCAtccaagcagcagcagccaggcaCCAGTGCATTTAAG CTGGTTATCTATGAGCAGGAAAACTTCCAGGGACGCTGCCATGAGCTGACTGGTCCCTGCAATAACCTCCAGGAAGCAGGCGTGGAGAAAGTGGGCTCCATACTGGTGCTGTGTGGACC ATGGGTGGGATACGAGCAGGCCAGCTGTAAGGGGGAGCAGTATGTGTTTGAGAAGGGGGAGTATCCTCGCTGGGATTCCTGGACCAACAGCAGGCGTAGTGACACCATTGTTGCATTCCGCCCGATTAAAGTG gACAGCCAGGAGCACAAGATTGTCCTTTACGAAAACCCCAGCTTTGCAGGGAAGAAGATAGAAATCATAGATGACGATGTCCCCAGCTTTCACGCACACGGCTACCAGGAGAAGGTCTCCTCTGTTCGGGTTCAGAGTGGCAC TTGGGTGGGCTATCAGTATCCAGGATACAGAGGCTATCAGTACCTGTTTGAAAAGGGGGAGTATAAGGACAGCACCGAGTTCGGAGCCCAGATTCCTCAGATCCAATCGGTTCGGCGCATCAGAGACATGCAGTGGCATCAGAGGGGTGCTTTTCACCCCGTCAACTAA
- the ctu1 gene encoding cytoplasmic tRNA 2-thiolation protein 1, with translation MPVMCSSCADKRAVLKRPKTGHSLCKQCFFWAFEEEVHQTIQAAKLFKHGEKVGIAASGGKDSTVLAHVMKLLNERYNYGLELMLLSVDEGISGYRDDSLETVKRNQQQYELPLKIVSYEELYGWTMDAIVKQVGLKNNCTFCGVFRRQALDRGAIMLKVDKICTGHNADDVAETVLMNFLRGDIARLRRCTAISTTSEGDGVVPRCKPLKYAYEKEIVLYAYFKRLDYFSTECIYSPNAYRGHARTFLKDLESIRSSAIMDIIHSGENLSVREGVKMPVQGTCKRCGYISSQALCKSCVLLEGLNRGLPKLGIGKHHRLHDKILTQQPLTEKEERKMKSVDF, from the exons ATGCCTGTCATGTGCAGTAGCTGCGCTGACAAGCGTGCTGTGCTGAAACGTCCAAAAACGGGCCACTCGCTGTGCAAGCAGTGCTTCTTCTGGGCCTTTGAGGAGGAGGTGCATCAGACGATCCAGGCAGCAAAGCTGTTCAAACATGGGGAAAAAGTAGGAATTGCTGCCTCGGGTGGAAAGGACTCCACAGTGCTCGCACATGTTATGAAGCTCCTCAATGAGCGATACAACTATGGCCTTGAACTTATGCTTCTGTCAGTGGATGAAGGGATCTCAGGATACAGAGATGATTCCTTGGAGACAGTGAAGAGGAATCAGCAACAGTATGAGCTGCCGCTGAAGATTGTGTCGTATGAGGAGCTATATGGCTGGACTATGGATGCTATAGTCAAGCAGGTGGGACTGAAAAATAACTGCACCTTCTGTGGGGTGTTCAGAAGGCAGGCGTTAGACAGAGGTGCCATCATGCTGAAAGTGGACAAGATATGTACAG gtCACAATGCTGATGATGTGGCGGAGACAGTTTTGATGAACTTCTTGCGAGGGGACATAGCTCGTCTGCGCCGCTGCACTGCCATCTCCACAACTAGCGAAGGTGACGGGGTCGTGCCACGCTGCAAGCCGCTCAAATATGCGTATGAAAAAGAGATTGTTCTGTACGCTTACTTTAAGCGATTGGACTACTTTTCCACTGAATGTATCTACTCTCCCAACGCTTATCGTGGCCATGCGAGGACCTTTTTAAAGGACCTGGAGAGCATTAGGTCTAGCGCCATAATGGACATCATCCACTCAGGGGAGAACCTGTCTGTGCGGGAGGGGGTGAAGATGCCTGTACAGGGGACCTGCAAGCGCTGTGGCTACATCTCCAGCCAGGCTCTGTGCAAGTCATGTGTGCTGCTGGAGGGGCTGAACCGAGGTCTGCCGAAGCTGGGCATCGGGAAACACCACCGCCTGCATGACAAAATCCTCACCCAGCAGCCCCTTACTgagaaggaagagaggaagatgaAATCTGTAGACTTTTGA